Proteins found in one Salvelinus alpinus chromosome 11, SLU_Salpinus.1, whole genome shotgun sequence genomic segment:
- the LOC139534359 gene encoding phosphofurin acidic cluster sorting protein 1-like isoform X2, with protein MSERGGLPRTGGAPSPHLQPSKPVTITSNRPVHMNLYATWEVDRSSPSCVPRLFNLTLKKLIMLKELDKDLTSVVIAVKLQGSKRILRSNEILLSSAGLTETDLQLTFSLQYPHFLKRDANKLQIMLQRRKRYKNRTILGYKTLALGHINMAEVMQHPSEGAQVLGLHSQLKEASVLVAEVRVYSLSSQPIDHEGPKAKMSDRSPDIDNYSEEEEESFSSEQEGSDDPIHGQYLYDEEDEVRKKKPRRKLTSNASITRQPNIKQKFVALLKRFKVSDEVGFGLEHVSSEQIQEVEEDLDELYDSLEMYNPSDSGPEMEETDSILSTPKPKLRPFFEGMSQSSSQTEITSLNSRGGSLGRDACFSPGEQRPVEMKHSRSRNLEAETLSETDTLELTDQEMFPEGPCITVSGAEKPRTPLKSSKSGGGQTMPSPRLDGRGPTPKQKRQSSTPMKERQLSKPISEGGRTNSSDSERSPELGHSSQVLRKAVYDQLNQILLSDAALPESLILVNGTDWQGQYVGEQLQVQRHPVVCTCSGAEIQAVLSAVLTRIQKFCNCNSSMPRPVKVAVVGSQSYLGAILQFFVTQLASKTSDWLNHLRFLVVPLGSHPVAKHLGAIDNRYSSAFLDGAWRDMFSRSEPPQTDLLDVAGRISQYISGATVTHQLPIAEAMLTCKHRTHDEDSYQKFIPFIGLVKVGLIEPDTSTTGDTEEGVAVSLAVPSTSPPSHGSPTGLIKEAATPPSSPSMSSVLSVQGSPSMSQGVDAIGLQVDYWLASLAEKRREGERRDTGCKNTLKSAFRSLQVSRLPGGGSSETQAQVNTMAMTVVTKEKNKKVPTIFLGKKPKEKDVDSKSQVIEGISRLICSAKQHQTILKVSIDGVEWNDVKFFQLAAQWPTHVKYLPVGLFGYNKPPS; from the exons GCTGTTCAACCTGACCCTGAAAAAGCTGATCATGCTGAAGGAGCTGGACAAAGACCTGACGTCTGTGGTCATCGCTGTCAAACTACAG ggTTCTAAGCGTATCCTGAGGTCCAATGAGATCTTGTTGTCTTCAGCGGGACTGACAGAGACAGACCTTCAGCTCACCTTCTCTCTACAg TACCCCCACTTCCTGAAGAGAGACGCCAACAAGCTTCAGATCATGCTGCAGCGTCGCAAACGCTATAAGAACCGAACCATCCTGGGCTACAAGACCCTGGCTCTGGGTCACATCAACATGGCTGAG GTGATGCAGCATCCCAGTGAGGGGGCCCAGGTGTTGGGGCTCCACAGCCAGTTGAAGGAGGCCTCCGTGCTCGTGGCGGAGGTCAGGGTCTACTCCCTCTCCAGCCAGCCCATTGACCACGAGGGACCCAAGGCCAAGATGTCTG ATCGTTCTCCAGACATTGATAACTattctgaggaagaggaggagagcttCTCATCAGAACAGGAGGGCAGTGACGACCCGATCCacggccag tatctGTATGATGAAGAGGATGAGGTGAGGAAGAAGAAGCCCAGACGGAAGCTCACCTCCAATGCTTCCATCACTAGA CAACCAAACATCAAGCAGAAGTTTGTGGCCCTGCTGAAAAGGTTCAAGGTTTCTGATGAG gtgggttTTGGTCTGGAGCACGTCTCTAGTGAACAGATCCAGGAAGTGGAGGAGGATTTAGATGAGCTCTATGACAGCCTGGAGATGTACAATCCCTCTGACAGCGGACCTGAGATGGAAGAGACGGACAGCATCCTCAGCACACCCAAACCTAAACTGAG GCCGTTCTTTGAGGGAATGTCCCAGTCCAGCTCTCAGACGGAAATCACCAGCCTGAACAGCAGAGGAGGGAGCCTGGGACGAGACGCCTGCTTCAGCCCT GGGGAGCAGCGGCCTGTGGAGATGAAACACTCACGCAGTCGCAACCTGGAGGCGGAGACCCTCTCTGAGACGGACACGCTG GAGTTGACGGATCAGGAGATGTTTCCGGAGGGCCCCTGTATTACGGTGTCGGGGGCTGAGAAACCCCGTACGCCCCTGAAGAGCAGCAAGAGTGGAGGAGGACAGACCATGCCCTCCCCCag gCTGGACGGCAGGGGTCCCACCCCCaaacagaagagacagagcagtacTCCTATGAAAGAGAGACAGCTGTCTAAACCAATCAGTGAAGGGGGGAGGACCAACAGCTCCGACAGCGAGAGATCCCCTGAACTGGGACACAGCTCACAG gtcctGAGGAAGGCGGTGTATGACCAGCTGAACCAGATCCTTCTGTCTGACGCGGCTCTGCCTGAGAGTCTCATCCTGGTCAATGGCACCGACTGGCAGGGCCAG tacgtGGGAGAGCAGCTGCAGGTACAGAGGCACCCGGTGGTGTGTACGTGTTCAGGAGCTGAGATCCAGGCGGTGCTGTCTGCTGTCCTCACACGCATCCAGAAGTT TTGTAACTGTAACTCGTCCATGCCCAGGCCGGTCAAGGTGGCAGTGGTGGGTAGTCAGAGCTACCTTGGTGCCATCCTGCAGTTCTTTGTCACACAGTTGGCAAGCAAGACCTCTGATTGGCTCAACCACCTGAGGTTCCTGGTGGTGCCCCTGG GCTCTCATCCTGTTGCTAAGCACCTGGGTGCCATAGACAACCGTTACAGCTCTGCGTTCTTAGACGGGGCGTGGAGAGACATGTTCAGCCGCTCTGAACCCccacagacag ACCTGTTGGACGTGGCCGGTAGGATCTCCCAGTACATCAGTGGAGCCACCGTCACACACCAGCTGCCCATCGCTGAGGCCATGCTTACCTGCAAACACAGGAC GCACGATGAAGATTCCTACCAGAAGTTCATTCCTTTTATTGGG TTGGTGAAGGTTGGTCTGATTGAGCCAGACACTTCCACAACAG GAGACACAGAAGAGGGCGTGGCAGTGAGCTTGGCTGTTCCCTCTACGTCCCCTCCCTCCCACGGCTCTCCCACCGGGCTGATCAAAGAGGCtgccactcccccctcctctccttctatgaGCAGTGTTCTCTCAGTACAGGG gAGCCCCAGTATGTCCCAAGGTGTGGACGCCATTGGGTTGCAGGTGGACTACTGGCTGGCGTCGCTGGCGGAGAAGCGCCGAGAGGGCGAGCGGCGTGACACAGGCTGTAAGAACACCCTGAAGAGTGCCTTCAGGTCCCTGCAGGTCAGCAGGCTAccaggagggggcagcagtgagACACAGGCCCAGGTCAACACCATGGCCATGACTGTGGTCACCAAGGAGAAGAACAAGAAGG tTCCCACCATATTCCTGGGTAAGAAGCCGAAGGAGAAAGATGTCGACTCTAAGAGCCAGGTCATTGAGGGTATCAGCAGACTCATCTGTTCTGCCAAGCAGCATCAAACCATCCTGAAAG
- the LOC139534359 gene encoding phosphofurin acidic cluster sorting protein 1-like isoform X1 — translation MSERGGLPRTGGAPSPHLQPSKPVTITSNRPVHMNLYATWEVDRSSPSCVPRLFNLTLKKLIMLKELDKDLTSVVIAVKLQGSKRILRSNEILLSSAGLTETDLQLTFSLQYPHFLKRDANKLQIMLQRRKRYKNRTILGYKTLALGHINMAEVMQHPSEGAQVLGLHSQLKEASVLVAEVRVYSLSSQPIDHEGPKAKMSDRSPDIDNYSEEEEESFSSEQEGSDDPIHGQYLYDEEDEVRKKKPRRKLTSNASITRQPNIKQKFVALLKRFKVSDEVGFGLEHVSSEQIQEVEEDLDELYDSLEMYNPSDSGPEMEETDSILSTPKPKLRPFFEGMSQSSSQTEITSLNSRGGSLGRDACFSPQGEQRPVEMKHSRSRNLEAETLSETDTLELTDQEMFPEGPCITVSGAEKPRTPLKSSKSGGGQTMPSPRLDGRGPTPKQKRQSSTPMKERQLSKPISEGGRTNSSDSERSPELGHSSQVLRKAVYDQLNQILLSDAALPESLILVNGTDWQGQYVGEQLQVQRHPVVCTCSGAEIQAVLSAVLTRIQKFCNCNSSMPRPVKVAVVGSQSYLGAILQFFVTQLASKTSDWLNHLRFLVVPLGSHPVAKHLGAIDNRYSSAFLDGAWRDMFSRSEPPQTDLLDVAGRISQYISGATVTHQLPIAEAMLTCKHRTHDEDSYQKFIPFIGLVKVGLIEPDTSTTGDTEEGVAVSLAVPSTSPPSHGSPTGLIKEAATPPSSPSMSSVLSVQGSPSMSQGVDAIGLQVDYWLASLAEKRREGERRDTGCKNTLKSAFRSLQVSRLPGGGSSETQAQVNTMAMTVVTKEKNKKVPTIFLGKKPKEKDVDSKSQVIEGISRLICSAKQHQTILKVSIDGVEWNDVKFFQLAAQWPTHVKYLPVGLFGYNKPPS, via the exons GCTGTTCAACCTGACCCTGAAAAAGCTGATCATGCTGAAGGAGCTGGACAAAGACCTGACGTCTGTGGTCATCGCTGTCAAACTACAG ggTTCTAAGCGTATCCTGAGGTCCAATGAGATCTTGTTGTCTTCAGCGGGACTGACAGAGACAGACCTTCAGCTCACCTTCTCTCTACAg TACCCCCACTTCCTGAAGAGAGACGCCAACAAGCTTCAGATCATGCTGCAGCGTCGCAAACGCTATAAGAACCGAACCATCCTGGGCTACAAGACCCTGGCTCTGGGTCACATCAACATGGCTGAG GTGATGCAGCATCCCAGTGAGGGGGCCCAGGTGTTGGGGCTCCACAGCCAGTTGAAGGAGGCCTCCGTGCTCGTGGCGGAGGTCAGGGTCTACTCCCTCTCCAGCCAGCCCATTGACCACGAGGGACCCAAGGCCAAGATGTCTG ATCGTTCTCCAGACATTGATAACTattctgaggaagaggaggagagcttCTCATCAGAACAGGAGGGCAGTGACGACCCGATCCacggccag tatctGTATGATGAAGAGGATGAGGTGAGGAAGAAGAAGCCCAGACGGAAGCTCACCTCCAATGCTTCCATCACTAGA CAACCAAACATCAAGCAGAAGTTTGTGGCCCTGCTGAAAAGGTTCAAGGTTTCTGATGAG gtgggttTTGGTCTGGAGCACGTCTCTAGTGAACAGATCCAGGAAGTGGAGGAGGATTTAGATGAGCTCTATGACAGCCTGGAGATGTACAATCCCTCTGACAGCGGACCTGAGATGGAAGAGACGGACAGCATCCTCAGCACACCCAAACCTAAACTGAG GCCGTTCTTTGAGGGAATGTCCCAGTCCAGCTCTCAGACGGAAATCACCAGCCTGAACAGCAGAGGAGGGAGCCTGGGACGAGACGCCTGCTTCAGCCCT CAGGGGGAGCAGCGGCCTGTGGAGATGAAACACTCACGCAGTCGCAACCTGGAGGCGGAGACCCTCTCTGAGACGGACACGCTG GAGTTGACGGATCAGGAGATGTTTCCGGAGGGCCCCTGTATTACGGTGTCGGGGGCTGAGAAACCCCGTACGCCCCTGAAGAGCAGCAAGAGTGGAGGAGGACAGACCATGCCCTCCCCCag gCTGGACGGCAGGGGTCCCACCCCCaaacagaagagacagagcagtacTCCTATGAAAGAGAGACAGCTGTCTAAACCAATCAGTGAAGGGGGGAGGACCAACAGCTCCGACAGCGAGAGATCCCCTGAACTGGGACACAGCTCACAG gtcctGAGGAAGGCGGTGTATGACCAGCTGAACCAGATCCTTCTGTCTGACGCGGCTCTGCCTGAGAGTCTCATCCTGGTCAATGGCACCGACTGGCAGGGCCAG tacgtGGGAGAGCAGCTGCAGGTACAGAGGCACCCGGTGGTGTGTACGTGTTCAGGAGCTGAGATCCAGGCGGTGCTGTCTGCTGTCCTCACACGCATCCAGAAGTT TTGTAACTGTAACTCGTCCATGCCCAGGCCGGTCAAGGTGGCAGTGGTGGGTAGTCAGAGCTACCTTGGTGCCATCCTGCAGTTCTTTGTCACACAGTTGGCAAGCAAGACCTCTGATTGGCTCAACCACCTGAGGTTCCTGGTGGTGCCCCTGG GCTCTCATCCTGTTGCTAAGCACCTGGGTGCCATAGACAACCGTTACAGCTCTGCGTTCTTAGACGGGGCGTGGAGAGACATGTTCAGCCGCTCTGAACCCccacagacag ACCTGTTGGACGTGGCCGGTAGGATCTCCCAGTACATCAGTGGAGCCACCGTCACACACCAGCTGCCCATCGCTGAGGCCATGCTTACCTGCAAACACAGGAC GCACGATGAAGATTCCTACCAGAAGTTCATTCCTTTTATTGGG TTGGTGAAGGTTGGTCTGATTGAGCCAGACACTTCCACAACAG GAGACACAGAAGAGGGCGTGGCAGTGAGCTTGGCTGTTCCCTCTACGTCCCCTCCCTCCCACGGCTCTCCCACCGGGCTGATCAAAGAGGCtgccactcccccctcctctccttctatgaGCAGTGTTCTCTCAGTACAGGG gAGCCCCAGTATGTCCCAAGGTGTGGACGCCATTGGGTTGCAGGTGGACTACTGGCTGGCGTCGCTGGCGGAGAAGCGCCGAGAGGGCGAGCGGCGTGACACAGGCTGTAAGAACACCCTGAAGAGTGCCTTCAGGTCCCTGCAGGTCAGCAGGCTAccaggagggggcagcagtgagACACAGGCCCAGGTCAACACCATGGCCATGACTGTGGTCACCAAGGAGAAGAACAAGAAGG tTCCCACCATATTCCTGGGTAAGAAGCCGAAGGAGAAAGATGTCGACTCTAAGAGCCAGGTCATTGAGGGTATCAGCAGACTCATCTGTTCTGCCAAGCAGCATCAAACCATCCTGAAAG